The following coding sequences lie in one Manis javanica isolate MJ-LG chromosome X, MJ_LKY, whole genome shotgun sequence genomic window:
- the YY2 gene encoding transcription factor YY2: protein MPSDEVIHIPTENTGTLIGTVELDQTLMYEAVPVETVPVKAIILEAIPVEAVPVEAVSVEAIPMEAIPMEAIPVEAVPVEAIPVEAVPVEAIPVEAVPVEAIPVEAIPVEAVPVVTTMTGTIKAYEIISSSSVHGGHHYPPLTVLPLLISSNPNQGEHDQEMIMVQTKEEVGECYESDKLQANSSSKDQVVTPVDEDNCFQPTMASLSASTSSAASSHSQKPRSGLKSHTSSKARAKSSRSKVSRKKRKQKKVRSKTVEGEISITKGSPSDKQDHETGQIENSLPDLSQYLKGKKLPPEGIPGIDLSDRKQLETFTKVKVNQCKDGAPKTVACTHEGCVKMFNNNSTMRKHLQSHRPREYVCTECDKAFIDNSKLKRHQLVHSGEKPFQCMFEGCGKHFSLDFNLRTHMRIHTGDRPYVCPFNDCNKSFTQSTNLKSHILTHAKKKNGRKKKDRS, encoded by the coding sequence ATGCCGTCAGATGAAGTCATCCATATTCCCACAGAAAACACGGGGACACTTATAGGTACTGTGGAGCTTGACCAGACCCTTATGTATGAAGCCGTCCCTGTGGAGACTGTCCCTGTGAAGGCCATTATTTTAGAGGCCATCCCTGTGGAAGCTGTCCCTGTGGAGGCCGTCTCTGTCGAAGCCATCCCTATGGAAGCTATTCCTATGGAGGCCATCCCTGTGGAAGCTGTTCCTGTGGAGGCCATCCCTGTGGAAGCTGTTCCTGTGGAGGCCATCCCTGTGGAAGCTGTTCCTGTGGAGGCCATCCCTGTGGAGGCCATCCCTGTGGAAGCTGTTCCTGTGGTCACCACAATGACGGGAACCATCAAGGCATACGAGATTATCAGTAGCAGCTCTGTCCATGGTGGCCACCACTATCCACCTCTTACAGTGCTGCCGCTCCTCATTAGCAGCAACCCAAACCAAGGGGAACATGACCAGGAAATGATTATGGTGCAGACAAAGGAGGAAGTGGGAGAATGCTACGAGTCAGACAAACTGCAGGCCAACAGCAGCTCTAAGGACCAGGTGGTCACACCAGTCGATGAAGACAACTGCTTCCAGCCGACCATGGCTTCCTTGTCAGCCTCCACATCATCAGCAGCCAGCAGCCACAGCCAGAAGCCCAGGAGCGGTCTAAAGAGCcacaccagcagcaaggccagagCGAAAAGCAGCAGGTCCAAGGTGAGCCGCAAGAAGAGGAAGCAAAAGAAGGTGCGTTCCAAAACCGTGGAGGGTGAGATCTCCATCACCAAGGGTTCTCCAAGTGATAAACAAGATCATGAAACTGGACAGATTGAGAACTCACTTCCTGATTTATCACAGTACCTGAAAGGGAAGAAGCTTCCTCCTGAAGGAATACCTGGCATCGACCTCTCAGACCGCAAGCAGCTGGAAACATTTACTAAAGTGAAGGTCAATCAATGCAAAGATGGTGCTCCAAAAACAGTAGCTTGTACTCATGAAGGCTGTGTAAAGATGTTCAATAATAACTCTACTATGAGAAAACATCTGCAAAGCCACCGTCCCAGAGAGTACGTATGTACAGAATGTGACAAAGCATTTATTGACAACTCAAAACTAAAACGGCATCAACTGGTGCATAGCGGAGAGAAGCCATTTCAGTGCATGTTTGAAGGCTGTGGAAAACATTTTTCCCTGGATTTCAATTTGCGTACACATATGCGAATCCATACAGGTGACAGGCCATACGTGTGTCCTTTTAATGATTGTAACAAGAGCTTTACTCAGTCAACTAACCTGAAATCTCATATCTTAACacatgctaagaaaaaaaatggccgAAAGAAAAAAGACCGTTCTTAA